A genomic stretch from Caldalkalibacillus uzonensis includes:
- a CDS encoding DNA cytosine methyltransferase — MDRNNYTFIETFCGAGGLALGLIRSGFELEWAFDNDEKAVMTFSKNVSQKVDKRDINHISVEEVLQKTGLKPGELTLLSGGPPCQGFSRQKHKSKKKDRRNHLILKYIRLVKGLNPKFILVENVDTFQKKRGTRYIKILRRFLQLNYELLVYEVNFADYGVPQIRKRTIIVGYRKDLDINYTFPLPTHKNRWVSVWEAIGHLDSPPEDGSEHPRIPNHYVPNISDLNRERIRYVPQGSGRKCLPKRLQLPCHRKKTGWPDVYGRMSMNRPAPTITCGFDNFTRGRFAHPLHDRPITPREAAILQGFETDFVFYGNKGEIRNQIGNAVPPIIGYVLGKSIMEALVTKEKCMVPV; from the coding sequence ATGGATAGAAATAACTATACCTTTATTGAAACGTTCTGTGGAGCAGGGGGGCTGGCTTTGGGGCTGATACGGTCCGGCTTTGAATTGGAATGGGCATTTGATAATGATGAAAAAGCCGTTATGACTTTTTCAAAGAACGTTTCACAAAAAGTGGACAAAAGAGATATTAATCATATATCGGTTGAAGAAGTATTGCAAAAAACCGGTCTGAAACCGGGTGAACTGACTTTACTGTCCGGAGGCCCGCCTTGTCAGGGGTTTTCCAGGCAAAAACATAAAAGCAAAAAAAAGGATAGAAGGAATCATTTAATTTTAAAATATATTCGTTTGGTAAAAGGTCTCAATCCGAAATTTATCTTGGTGGAAAATGTGGATACCTTTCAAAAGAAAAGAGGAACAAGATATATTAAAATACTACGTAGATTTCTTCAGTTGAATTATGAACTTCTTGTTTACGAAGTAAATTTTGCGGACTACGGTGTGCCGCAAATTCGAAAAAGAACCATCATTGTCGGATATAGAAAGGATCTCGATATTAATTATACTTTCCCGTTACCGACTCATAAAAACCGTTGGGTATCGGTATGGGAAGCCATAGGTCATCTGGACAGTCCGCCTGAAGACGGATCTGAGCATCCAAGGATTCCAAACCACTACGTTCCGAATATTTCCGATTTGAATCGGGAGCGTATCCGTTATGTACCGCAAGGAAGCGGAAGAAAATGCCTTCCCAAAAGGTTACAACTGCCTTGTCACAGAAAAAAGACCGGGTGGCCCGATGTATACGGTCGGATGTCTATGAATCGTCCCGCACCGACCATCACGTGCGGATTTGACAACTTCACAAGGGGGAGGTTTGCTCATCCCCTGCATGATCGTCCCATTACCCCGAGAGAAGCTGCGATACTACAGGGATTTGAAACTGATTTTGTTTTTTATGGCAATAAGGGAGAAATCAGAAATCAAATCGGAAACGCAGTGCCTCCGATTATCGGTTATGTGTTAGGCAAATCCATTATGGAAGCGCTTGTAACGAAAGAAAAATGTATGGTTCCCGTTTAG
- a CDS encoding ATP-binding protein, whose translation MAKFRTRARAVDLLGKEQIRDEITAISELLRNSYDADATEGLIKIDTEKDRIIVWDDGEGMTERELQENWLTLGTYSKRHQGNRKSKKGRVKIGEKGIGRLAISLLGDLLLLVSKKEGGNWSVLFLHWELFRNPDIYLEDIEIPIRTFNTYEEVVHYLTTDMSDMKKVLQSNLTNSDGWTEKDILRITEDIQKFKVGNELLNRLRINEKRGKGTTFYIARLESFWDWGVYLRTRVKDENIEKRIQRLKDVLFSFQNFIDLFDMEDANGRHLEESFKPQIEINGQKLTDEAWFNPDDLKLYDYALKGTIDENAVFHGVAYVGNDKEEVTVGSDDLLQGMYSEGYESCGPIKIKWYFVEGQESQSRLTKEQHKTMIQKLNKIGGIYVFRDGLRILPYGEPGNDFLYIEERRSRGAGYYLFSHRRMFGYIEISKKKNPHLVDKSSREGFVENSYYNYFRGVAINLLKWWAIDYLETQKKEMGKRYIYLERIRKEKEREERLNEKKKKEEKRKRDYFKRLETELDNFDEKLANERARLKRVIDEEIEDWIGTSQNNVSDRMGWKNRLYELGFTLHKKVDGIRHLRIEPNLRYVHDNEMLDIIEEKSQALDKAIEELNGYIESAIKNAEKRMSEITAKSVESGTNENETVRSLERAIRWCNTTSKEMIAKIEEESSSTFNEQVEEMNRKLKNYFLSEVSRHEKMLAPLNDELQTIKQDLLAKHQQWQSSNLLTDIDKLEKETQEVLSNFESLTERLQKNILDYSQELRNNQAAAFVKRLSENLDEIYEDYRNNETDEAFIGLLKKEIELYRDLSAVGLAAELTSHEFNHLYNRIRENLDIMLRASRNKKTAAIVENTLGAFRSLEKLHQRISPLYRQTRYRRREIDLRAFLESVIEYFSTDVKKYGIETVYDIPKGFYIKEADPVLFTPLVNLVSNAIYWMLNSDRREIHFYTSNDLDCLYVHDTGHGISDRDRERIFEPFFTKKIDGRGLGLYLSRDILKTKGHKLYLVPAGKELKPLGGACFCIEFHPDCERGIKGEEIL comes from the coding sequence ATGGCAAAGTTCAGGACACGCGCACGGGCAGTCGATCTTCTGGGAAAAGAGCAGATACGGGATGAAATCACTGCGATCTCGGAGCTGCTTCGAAACTCCTATGATGCCGATGCTACCGAAGGTCTGATTAAAATCGACACTGAAAAGGATCGGATCATCGTTTGGGATGATGGGGAAGGAATGACTGAACGGGAGTTGCAGGAAAATTGGCTAACGTTGGGGACATACTCCAAACGCCACCAAGGAAACCGAAAGTCCAAAAAAGGCAGAGTCAAAATCGGTGAAAAGGGAATCGGTCGATTGGCAATTTCATTACTCGGTGATCTCCTCCTGCTGGTTTCCAAAAAAGAGGGCGGAAACTGGTCCGTTTTGTTTTTGCATTGGGAGCTTTTCAGAAACCCCGACATTTATTTGGAAGATATCGAAATACCGATACGCACTTTCAATACATATGAAGAAGTTGTGCATTACCTAACCACCGATATGAGTGACATGAAGAAAGTCCTGCAGTCAAATCTCACAAATTCCGATGGTTGGACTGAAAAAGATATTCTGCGAATTACTGAGGACATTCAAAAGTTTAAGGTCGGAAATGAATTGTTGAATCGCTTGCGTATCAATGAGAAACGGGGAAAAGGAACAACTTTCTATATTGCAAGATTGGAAAGCTTTTGGGACTGGGGTGTATATCTGAGAACTCGGGTAAAGGATGAAAACATTGAAAAAAGAATTCAGCGATTGAAGGATGTCTTGTTCTCCTTTCAAAATTTCATAGACTTATTCGATATGGAAGATGCTAATGGTAGACATTTGGAAGAAAGTTTCAAACCGCAGATAGAAATTAATGGGCAAAAACTGACGGATGAAGCCTGGTTCAATCCGGATGATCTCAAGCTGTATGATTATGCGTTGAAAGGCACGATAGACGAAAATGCCGTATTTCACGGGGTGGCATATGTAGGCAACGATAAGGAGGAGGTCACAGTAGGTAGTGATGATTTATTACAGGGGATGTATAGCGAGGGTTACGAATCTTGCGGTCCGATCAAAATAAAATGGTATTTCGTAGAAGGTCAGGAATCTCAATCCCGATTAACCAAGGAACAGCATAAAACCATGATACAGAAGCTGAATAAGATTGGCGGTATCTACGTTTTCCGGGATGGATTACGCATATTGCCGTATGGGGAACCTGGGAATGACTTTCTGTATATTGAGGAGAGGCGTTCTAGGGGAGCAGGTTATTATTTGTTCAGTCACCGACGGATGTTTGGTTATATTGAGATCAGTAAGAAGAAAAACCCGCATTTGGTAGATAAGTCAAGTCGGGAAGGATTTGTGGAAAACTCTTATTATAACTATTTTAGAGGCGTAGCTATTAATTTATTGAAGTGGTGGGCAATAGATTATCTGGAAACACAAAAAAAGGAAATGGGGAAAAGATACATTTATTTGGAAAGAATAAGAAAGGAAAAAGAGAGGGAGGAACGGTTAAACGAGAAAAAGAAAAAAGAGGAGAAGCGGAAACGAGACTATTTCAAACGACTTGAAACCGAGCTTGATAACTTTGATGAGAAGTTGGCAAATGAACGGGCCCGTCTGAAACGGGTGATTGATGAGGAAATTGAAGATTGGATCGGAACAAGTCAAAATAACGTTTCGGATCGAATGGGATGGAAAAATCGGTTGTATGAATTGGGATTTACGTTACATAAAAAAGTTGACGGCATACGTCATTTGAGAATTGAACCGAATTTGAGATACGTACATGACAATGAAATGCTGGACATTATCGAAGAAAAAAGTCAGGCATTGGATAAAGCGATAGAAGAATTGAATGGTTATATTGAATCAGCCATAAAAAATGCAGAAAAACGTATGAGCGAAATAACGGCAAAGAGCGTGGAGTCAGGCACCAACGAAAATGAAACCGTTCGAAGTTTGGAACGTGCCATTAGATGGTGTAATACAACTTCGAAGGAAATGATTGCAAAGATTGAAGAGGAATCAAGCAGTACCTTTAACGAACAAGTGGAAGAGATGAACCGTAAATTAAAGAACTATTTTTTATCCGAAGTTAGTCGTCATGAAAAAATGCTCGCACCTTTGAATGATGAGTTGCAAACAATTAAACAGGATTTACTCGCAAAACATCAGCAATGGCAATCAAGCAACCTTTTAACCGATATTGACAAACTGGAAAAGGAAACGCAGGAGGTTCTGTCAAATTTCGAATCTCTAACGGAAAGATTGCAAAAAAACATATTGGACTATTCGCAGGAACTTCGTAATAATCAGGCAGCAGCCTTTGTCAAAAGATTAAGTGAAAACTTGGACGAGATATATGAAGATTATAGAAATAATGAGACGGACGAGGCTTTTATCGGCTTATTGAAAAAAGAAATCGAACTGTATCGCGACTTGTCTGCCGTCGGGCTGGCAGCGGAGCTGACCAGTCATGAATTCAACCATCTGTATAACCGTATACGTGAGAATTTGGATATCATGCTTAGGGCCAGCAGGAATAAAAAGACCGCCGCGATTGTGGAAAACACGCTAGGTGCGTTTCGCTCCTTGGAAAAACTTCATCAACGCATAAGTCCGCTTTACCGACAAACCCGTTACAGAAGAAGAGAAATCGATTTGAGAGCATTTCTGGAAAGTGTGATTGAGTATTTCTCAACGGATGTTAAAAAATACGGTATTGAGACGGTGTATGACATTCCGAAGGGGTTTTATATAAAGGAAGCCGATCCGGTTTTGTTCACGCCTTTGGTGAATTTGGTTTCGAACGCCATCTATTGGATGTTGAACAGTGATCGCAGAGAAATACATTTCTATACATCCAACGATTTGGATTGCTTATATGTTCATGATACCGGACATGGCATATCCGACAGAGATCGAGAGCGCATATTCGAGCCGTTTTTCACAAAAAAAATCGACGGCAGGGGTTTAGGTCTCTATTTGTCAAGAGACATTTTGAAAACGAAGGGGCATAAGCTTTATTTGGTTCCTGCGGGAAAGGAATTGAAACCGTTAGGGGGGGCCTGCTTCTGCATCGAATTTCATCCGGACTGTGAGAGGGGAATTAAGGGGGAAGAGATTTTATGA